The proteins below are encoded in one region of Helianthus annuus cultivar XRQ/B chromosome 2, HanXRQr2.0-SUNRISE, whole genome shotgun sequence:
- the LOC110915451 gene encoding lysophospholipid acyltransferase LPEAT1 isoform X2: MASELQDLSSKPQSHPDPHDQDDHPLLSPTTPTTPTPPPPLPTIEELEKKYAAYVRHDVYGTMGCGELPWTEKLLLGFAVVTLLPLRVVLATTVVVLYYLICRVCTLFVVPNREEEDGQEDYAHLGGWRRSVLYWSGRVLSRVMLFVFGFYWIQESCRGLDQVDCNEQSEELERPGVLVSNHVSHMDILYHMSSSFPSFVAKRSVGKLPLVGLISKCLGCVYVQRESKSSSTKGVSAVVNERIQEAHKDKSAPMMMLFPEGTTTNGDYILPFKTGAFLAKAPVLPVILKYPYERFSPAWESISGARHVILLLCQFVNYMTVTRLPVYYPSQEEKDNPKLYAENVRRLMAREGKLIITDIGLAEKRVYHAALNGLLCQG, encoded by the exons ATGGCTTCAGAACTCCAAGATTTATCCTCAAAACCCCAATCTCACCCCGATCCCCACGATCAAGACGACCACCCTCTTCTCAGCCCCACCACACccaccacccccaccccacccccacctcTCCCCACAATCGAAGAACTCGAGAAGAAGTACGCGGCGTACGTTAGACACGATGTTTACGGGACCATGGGGTGCGGAGAACTGCCGTGGACAGAGAAACTTTTGTTGGGTTTTGCTGTTGTGACGCTGCTGCCGTTGCGGGTGGTTTTAGCGACAACTGTGGTGGTCTTGTATTACTTGATTTGTCGGGTTTGTACTCTGTTTGTGGTGCCCAATAGAGAAGAGGAAGATGGGCAGGAGGATTATGCGCATTTGGGTGGGTGGAGGAGGAGTGTTTTGTATTGGTCGGGTCGGGTTCTTTCGAGAGTTATGTTGTTTGTGTTTGGGTTTTATTGGATTCAGGAGAGTTGCAGGGGGTTAGATCAG GTGGATTGCAACGAGCAATCGGAGGAACTTGAAAGGCCTGGAGTACTAGTATCAAACCATGTTTCACATATGGATATTTTGTATCACATGTCTTCATCGTTTCCGAGTTTTGTTGCCAAG AGATCGGTGGGCAAGCTTCCTCTGGTTGGCCTTATAAG CAAATGCCTTGGTTGTGTTTATGTTCAGCGGGAGTCAAAATCATCGAGTACAAAGGGTGTCTCAg CGGTCGTTAACGAGAGAATTCAGGAAGCTCACAAAGACAAGTCTGCACCAATGATGATGCTCTTTCCAG AAGGGACAACTACAAATGGCGATTACATACTTCCATTTAAAACCGGTGCATTTCTGGCAAAAGCTCCTGTTCTTCCGGTTATTTTGAAATATCCGTATGAACGATTTAGCCCTGCATGGGAATCAATATCAGGG GCACGCCATGTGATATTGCTGTTGTGTCAATTTGTAAATTATATGACAGTAACAAGGTTACCGGTTTATTACCCGTCACAAGAAGAGAAAGATAACCCAAAACTATATGCCGAAAATGTACGGAGATTAATGGCCCGTGAG GGGAAGCTAATAATAACAGACATTGGATTGGCGGAAAAGCGAGTATACCATGCGGCACTCAATG GTTTGTTATGTCAAGGGTAG
- the LOC110915451 gene encoding lysophospholipid acyltransferase LPEAT1 isoform X1 yields MASELQDLSSKPQSHPDPHDQDDHPLLSPTTPTTPTPPPPLPTIEELEKKYAAYVRHDVYGTMGCGELPWTEKLLLGFAVVTLLPLRVVLATTVVVLYYLICRVCTLFVVPNREEEDGQEDYAHLGGWRRSVLYWSGRVLSRVMLFVFGFYWIQESCRGLDQVDCNEQSEELERPGVLVSNHVSHMDILYHMSSSFPSFVAKRSVGKLPLVGLISKCLGCVYVQRESKSSSTKGVSAVVNERIQEAHKDKSAPMMMLFPEGTTTNGDYILPFKTGAFLAKAPVLPVILKYPYERFSPAWESISGARHVILLLCQFVNYMTVTRLPVYYPSQEEKDNPKLYAENVRRLMAREGKLIITDIGLAEKRVYHAALNGRLRQKED; encoded by the exons ATGGCTTCAGAACTCCAAGATTTATCCTCAAAACCCCAATCTCACCCCGATCCCCACGATCAAGACGACCACCCTCTTCTCAGCCCCACCACACccaccacccccaccccacccccacctcTCCCCACAATCGAAGAACTCGAGAAGAAGTACGCGGCGTACGTTAGACACGATGTTTACGGGACCATGGGGTGCGGAGAACTGCCGTGGACAGAGAAACTTTTGTTGGGTTTTGCTGTTGTGACGCTGCTGCCGTTGCGGGTGGTTTTAGCGACAACTGTGGTGGTCTTGTATTACTTGATTTGTCGGGTTTGTACTCTGTTTGTGGTGCCCAATAGAGAAGAGGAAGATGGGCAGGAGGATTATGCGCATTTGGGTGGGTGGAGGAGGAGTGTTTTGTATTGGTCGGGTCGGGTTCTTTCGAGAGTTATGTTGTTTGTGTTTGGGTTTTATTGGATTCAGGAGAGTTGCAGGGGGTTAGATCAG GTGGATTGCAACGAGCAATCGGAGGAACTTGAAAGGCCTGGAGTACTAGTATCAAACCATGTTTCACATATGGATATTTTGTATCACATGTCTTCATCGTTTCCGAGTTTTGTTGCCAAG AGATCGGTGGGCAAGCTTCCTCTGGTTGGCCTTATAAG CAAATGCCTTGGTTGTGTTTATGTTCAGCGGGAGTCAAAATCATCGAGTACAAAGGGTGTCTCAg CGGTCGTTAACGAGAGAATTCAGGAAGCTCACAAAGACAAGTCTGCACCAATGATGATGCTCTTTCCAG AAGGGACAACTACAAATGGCGATTACATACTTCCATTTAAAACCGGTGCATTTCTGGCAAAAGCTCCTGTTCTTCCGGTTATTTTGAAATATCCGTATGAACGATTTAGCCCTGCATGGGAATCAATATCAGGG GCACGCCATGTGATATTGCTGTTGTGTCAATTTGTAAATTATATGACAGTAACAAGGTTACCGGTTTATTACCCGTCACAAGAAGAGAAAGATAACCCAAAACTATATGCCGAAAATGTACGGAGATTAATGGCCCGTGAG GGGAAGCTAATAATAACAGACATTGGATTGGCGGAAAAGCGAGTATACCATGCGGCACTCAATGGTAGGTTGCGTCAGAAAGAAGATTGA
- the LOC110889639 gene encoding uncharacterized protein LOC110889639 has product MEELADLQNMSAVFLSVMLGIGEDRWVWEPDDSAVFSVKSLKRTLQLNRFANLGNDFVWNNWILIKMNFLAWRLSLDRVPMLVALARRNVNTGQIRCSFCGVYDEDADHLFVGCDVAQCVWNFVSQWCRISSIFAFRIKDILDWHKYVKGCGKWRKLVYAIMQVALWVVWRSRNDVIFNSKEVSIDRILNEIKHLAFLWISNRSNLRGITWEEWSVQKKANKRQHGVVNEYSEIENKYPSIENHGEKSNLELEVREAKAN; this is encoded by the exons ATGGAGGAACTTGCAGACCTGCAAAATATGTCTGCGGTGTTTTTAAGCGTGATGCTAGGGATCGGGGAAGACAGGTGGGTTTGGGAACCGGATGACTCGGCGGTTTTTTCAGTCAAAAGTCTCAAAAGAACATTACAATTGAATCGATTCGCGAATCTGGGTAACGACTTTGTATGGAATAATTGGATTCTAATCAAAATGAATTTTTTGGCCTGGAGATTATCCTTGGATCGGGTTCCTATGCTAGTAGCTTTGGCTCGCAGAAATGTGAATACGGGTCAGATTCGCTGCAGTTTCTGTGGTGTGTATGATGAGGATGCGGATCATTTGTTCGTGGGCTGTGATGTGGCACAATGTGTATGGAATTTCGTATCACAGTGGTGTAGGATATCTAGTATATTTGCTTTCCGAATTAAAGACATTCTAGATTGGCACAAATATGTTAAAGGTTGTGGAAAATGGAGGAAGCTTGTGTATGCTATCATGCAGGTGGCACTTTGGGTTGTTTGGCGAAGTAGAAACGATGTGATCTTCAATAGTAAAGAAGTCAGTATCGATCGGATACTGAATGAGATAAAACACTTGGCGTTCCTATGGATAAGCAATCGCTCGAATTTAAGAGGAATCACTTGGGAAGAATGGT ccgttcaaaaaaaggCCAACAAAAGGCAACATGGAGTGGTTAATGAGTACTCGGAAATCGAGAACAAGTATCCTTCTATAGAGAATCATGGGGAAAAGTCAAATTTGGAGCTGGAGGTCAGGGAAGCAAAAGCTAATTAG